From Rhodococcus sp. B7740:
ATAGCCGCCGACGCGATCAGTGCGGGCCGAGCCAACGGCAGCGTGACCAATCGCAGCCGAGCCCACCGGCCTGCACCGAGGGTTGCGGCCGTCTCGTCGAATGCAGCTACTCGGGTGGCGAGCGTGCCCGCCACGACGACGGCCACGAAAGCCGATTCCTTCCAGGCGTATTCGAGGACCACGGCGATCCACCACTTCCCACCGATCAATTCCGGCCAGCCACCGTCGGTCATGCCGAGGATTCGGGGCAGCATCCCCGAATCGGCCAGCAGCAATGCCATCGCGGCGGCACCGATCAGGTGCGGCACCGTGACCGTCACCCCGGCCGCGACCAACGCGGCGCGTCCACCCGACAGAGCCGTCAGCGCAACGGCCAGCCCGATCACCGTGGCCAACGCCGTCGAGACGATGGCAATCGACAGCGTCAGCCCCACTGAGCGCCACAGGTCACCGCCGAGCGCCGAATACGCGCCGCCCGACAGTTCGGGGGTTCCGACCAACGGCATCAGACCCAGGCTCTGCAGCACCACCGTCCCGAGACCGCCGCCGACGACGAGAACGACCAACACGACGGCAGGCAGCACCGCCGCCGTGCCGCGAAAGCTCTTCGTGGACGCGCTCACTGACCGGCGAGCACGCTTCGACGCCAACCCTCGTCGAGCGGCGAGACCCAGTCCGCCGAGAGTTCGGGATGCGCATTGGCCGACAACTCCTCGTAGGAGGGCAGCACCGTCGAACTCGGCAACGCCTCGAACTGCGCGCGAGACTCCGGCGTCAATTGATCCAGGTCGAGAACGGTGAATTGACCCCACACGTCCGGCGTCGCCTTCGCGAGTTGTTGCTCGGGCGACAACGCGAGGTTGGCAACCACCTGTGCCGCGGCCGACTTCCCCGATGTCGATGGGATGGCAAGGAAACTCGCATTCCCGACGGTTCCCTCGTCGAGAGTCAGGACGCGAGTCTCCGGCGGGAAGGTGCCGTCGGCGACGAGTTTCGGGAGGGTCGCGGGGCCGTAGGTCATGGTCATGTCGACCTGGCCGCCGGCGTAGAGGGCGTCGAGCTCGGAGGAGGACTGTGGATACGTCGTGCCTTCGCGCCAGAGTGACGGGGCGAGCTCGTTCAGTCGATCGAACAGTGCCGGGGTCAAGCGGTCGTAGGAGTCCTGATCGAACCGAGCGGGTACCTCGTCGACGCCGCCC
This genomic window contains:
- a CDS encoding ABC transporter permease subunit, producing MSASTKSFRGTAAVLPAVVLVVLVVGGGLGTVVLQSLGLMPLVGTPELSGGAYSALGGDLWRSVGLTLSIAIVSTALATVIGLAVALTALSGGRAALVAAGVTVTVPHLIGAAAMALLLADSGMLPRILGMTDGGWPELIGGKWWIAVVLEYAWKESAFVAVVVAGTLATRVAAFDETAATLGAGRWARLRLVTLPLARPALIASAAIAFAYTVGSYEVARILGRPYPEPLSVMAIRLFTSIDLETRPQAAAAATVATALTVVVAAVALRYLRRSAAWK